The region CCCACGCAGGCGGACGTGATCCACGAGATACTCGCAGAGCACAGGATAAAGCGGCTCGCAGTGCCGGTCGATGCGCCGTACGCGCTCATGGAGGCGCTGCGCAGGAAGGGCTACGCCATCGAGGCGGGTCCGTTCCCCTTCTTCGAGGAGCGGCTCGTGAAGGGCAAGGAGGAACTTCGTTACATAACCGCGTCCCAACGTGCGGTCTTCGCGGCGATGGGGCTGGCGCGCGATACCCTGGCCAAGAGCAGGATAAAGGACCGAAGGCTCGTGTACAGGGGAGAGGCTCTCACCTCTGAGCGGCTGCGCACGATGATAAACGTCTTCCTGTATGAGCGCGGGTTCGAGGCCGCGGGCACCATCGTCTCCTGCGGCAGGCACGCCATAGACCCGCACGACGTGGGCGCAGGGCCGCTTATGCCGCACTCATCGATAATCGTGGACATCTTCCCCAGGTCGATCAAGACGCGCTATTTCGGCGACGCCACGCGCACGTTCTGCAGGGGCCGCGCGCCGGAGGCGCTGCGCAGGATGTATGAGGCGGTCAAGGCGGCACAGCGGATGGCCGTGGAGATGGTGCGGCCCGGCGTGAACGGCCGCGCGATACACGAGGCTGTGCACCGCTTCTTCGACGAGTGCGGATATCCCACGCGCGTCTTCCGCGGTCGCAACGAGGGATTCTTCCATGGCACGGGCCACGCGATCGGGCTGGATGTGCACGAGGAGCCTGCGCGCATCACGTATCGCGATTATATATTGAAGAAGGGCAACGTGATGAGCTGCGAGCCCGGCCTCTATTATCCCGGCATCGGCGGGGTGCGCATCGAGGACCTGGTGTGCGTCACCGCCCGCGGCTGCGAAGTCCTCGGCCGTTTCCCGAAAGTCCTTGAGATAATCTGATTGTGCGATTGATTCTGCAGACGGAGCGGATCGGGAGCATTTGTCTCGCTTCGGCTCTTCGGCTCAGACGCCGCCTCATCGCCTGCGCATCAGGCGCCGCAGCATTGCAGGCTTGGAAAGCGGCGCCTTCTGACGCCGCTCGACAAACACTCCCGACCCGCTCCGTCAAAGCGGCATGACATGCCTGTGTTGTTTTAAATTTTATTTTTGACCCGGGAGTTTACCCGGGAGGAATAGGGTATGCCAGTTTGCCGCCGCACGGTAATCAGCCACTGAAGGATTGATCTTGCTGATGATCTGCCTGAGACTTAGCGTTATTTCAAAAGCCTGACCGCTGAGAAGATCTTCGGCCGTTTGGAGTCTGTTGTACACCTCGATCCAGTCCTCCCCAGAGAGTGGCAGGGCGTTTAGATCTGTTATATCCCCTTGAATATAATCTTGCTCTGAAAGGGG is a window of bacterium DNA encoding:
- a CDS encoding Xaa-Pro peptidase family protein; protein product: MSYAHFIYDVSERNSDLFYATGFLAPDPFVFFSVKGKKYAVLSDLEIDRARREAKVHKVLSLNPFIALARKKKKDPTQADVIHEILAEHRIKRLAVPVDAPYALMEALRRKGYAIEAGPFPFFEERLVKGKEELRYITASQRAVFAAMGLARDTLAKSRIKDRRLVYRGEALTSERLRTMINVFLYERGFEAAGTIVSCGRHAIDPHDVGAGPLMPHSSIIVDIFPRSIKTRYFGDATRTFCRGRAPEALRRMYEAVKAAQRMAVEMVRPGVNGRAIHEAVHRFFDECGYPTRVFRGRNEGFFHGTGHAIGLDVHEEPARITYRDYILKKGNVMSCEPGLYYPGIGGVRIEDLVCVTARGCEVLGRFPKVLEII